Below is a window of Cheilinus undulatus linkage group 8, ASM1832078v1, whole genome shotgun sequence DNA.
TTAGGAGTGCCAGTGCGGCGCTGTGCTGTTGCTGCCTGTACATTTGACACAACAGCCAGTGTTTATCTCCCCCGGTCCTGCTCACATGGACAGCGTAGCTAGCCATGTGCCTCTGTGTCTACACGCGTCCTGAACACGGCTCTGATTGGTCGAGGGGCGTTCCCTTCGCCGGCACGCTTCTGGCGAACTaatttctgattggctgaaaagGACCCATGACGCAGTTCATTGCATAATCCACTGTACACAGCTCTCCCGGCGCGAGGCTGGCCTGCAAGATACACGTGAGACAGGGTGAGACAACAGCCACTGACCTAGATTTTTTTGCCTCCTCCTCGCCTCGCTTTCACAGAAATTCATGACAGGTCCACGTGTGGGTGGGCCGTGAAAGAGAACAGTCATGGCTGGGGTTAGGTAATCATTTGCTCCGAGCCTCTAAATTTAGGCGTTTTCGACACTTAATTCAGAAAACACGCTTTATTTTTGCACAGATATACCAAAAAAGAAGCATAAACGAGCAAGcctgcatttattttcatttaaaagggtaGTCACTAAGTCTGTTGGATTTAAAGCTTACTGCCCTACTTCAGCTCACACATTTAGACACGGTCACACCGCCACTGGAGCAGTTTAGGGTTACATTCTAGTGCCGTGCTCAAGGGCATTTAGATAACAGATCTTAAAGATCAAGTAtgataaatggaaaaataaatggcATTTAATAGCAGCATTAcaagcttaaaaataaaattacaaaattaactttaaaatcaaaataagtaGTTACCATGCAACTGTAATCTTCTTTAACCATATACATGCAAATTCAAGACAGTATAAATAAGAATGTGTTCATTATTATGCACTAGATACATTAGGGCATACATATTTGTACCTTTCATTAAAAGTATAATATAAAATGTGGCACAATTGGGTATAATCATAAAAGgctaaaaatgcactgaaaaccTATATATTATAACTGCTGTATTTACTAATTTCCATAACATGACTGCAGACTCTTGTAAGTCAACCAAACTCTCaaactttttgtttgttctttccAAACATGCTATTACATAACAAATTGCTGGATGTTTTCCCTGTTTGGATTCTTTTGTTCCTACAACTGTTATGTTGCTCCAGTGCTTCAGTGACCCTGTCTGGTCGTCAGTCAGCGGAGCACACTCCCATAGAGCCCCAGTCATGTTATGTAACATGTTATCCAACCAGCATGCACTTGGGGTGATAAAGCAGGTCAATCTCTGCAGTGAAAAGATCAACACACTCTCACAGGCGTGTCATAGATACCTGATCCTACTGTACTGGCGAGAATGTGATTATTTAGcaaacagggtttttttttttttacaccgcTGCTCCACTTTAACAACTGTTATTATCTCTGGCTTTGAGCAACTTTGCTGGAGTTGTGATAAATCTAATTGGTTTCCTGATGTTGATATGACTCTGTTTGTTCTTACAAATCATACACTGGCTTAAATATGCAGTGGATAATTTCACGTAGCTGTAGGATGAGTCTGCAAAGATAACAGTATTCAAACTCATATGAAAACATCAATGCAGGGATGTTATATGCAGTTAAGGAGACTTAAAGGAAAGAGGAAGCGCTCATCCCTTAAAACATGTCAACATCTCTCCCTCTCCACAGGAGGAGTCATAGCCTATATTTCCTCTGGCTCCGCCTCCAGCCCAGAGTCCTGTATGAGCacaagctccagcagcagctacCTGTCGACATCGCCCACCCCGTCCCGCCCCTCGTTGCCTAGCAGGGCTGTAGGCATGGTGGTGGATATCTCTCCgccagccaagaacagccaccAGCGTGGACACGGCGTGGAGAAGGCAGGTCGCTCGTCAACATCGACCAAGAGCAGCATCACGAGTAAGCAAAATCACACCATTTTTAGTTGCAGTCCTTTtgagtaaaatgtttttatttgttgcacATGAATCATTTCTTTGTGTATGTTTTGCAGAAATCAACGGTATGGTGCTGTTGTGTAAGGTCTGCGGTGACGTGGCCTCGGGCTTCCACTATGGCGTTCATGCTTGTGAAGGCTGCAAGGTGAGACAAGTTCCTGCTGTGACACATTCCCCTCTATTTAAATTAGAATAATTTTCCTTTATATATGGCACAGTCACATAACTAATGCTACTCCTCTTGTGGTTCTTTAGGGCTTCTTCAGGAGAAGCATCCAACAAAACATCCAGTACAAGAAGTGTCTTAAGATGGAGAACTGCACCATCATGAGAATCAACAGGAACCGCTGCCAGCAGTGTCGCTTCAAGAAGTGTCTGGCTGTTGGCATGTCTAGAGATGGTGAGCAGGACTATTAGTCTTTGGGCTTTTTTAAGAATTAAAGTTAATCTGAAGAGTTTTTAGATGGTATGAGCTAAAAAATTTAATAAGATCATCAGCAAGAAAATTAATTTTTCCTGTATTTAGACAGCAGAGATTTTAACTGAGTgatactttgacttttaaaaggaaaaataagatTCCTTGGGTCAAAAAGTGTTAAGAAAACTTCTTCACTGCAGCTTTAAGCAACACTTAATGTGTGTAAACAGATGTGCTTCTATGTGTAGTTCATTTTGACAGAAGCTCATAATCATCATTTTCTACCATCAGCTGTCAGATTTGGACGCATCCCAAAGCGGGAGAAGCAGAGGATGCTCCTGGAGATGCAGAAAGTCATGACCGACGTGATGAGTAATAACAGCCAGCTGCACAGCATGTTGCATGGACACCAGAGCCCCTCGCTGCCCATGGAGACCCTGTCCAATGACTCCAGCTCTTCgacttcctcttcctcctcctctgcttctGATTCGCCCTCGAGCTCCAGCCCCTCCTCCCCACAGTGCCCTCAGGACTCAGAGTCCGTTGTTTCCATGGACACCAACTCCAGCTCCGCCTCATCATGCGCATCAGACAGTGGTGAGGACGAGGCAGTCGTTTCGGTGAGCAGGCAACACCAAGATGCCTTCACATTTAGCCaagagaggtcaccaagacagGACCAGGCTTCACCCTCACCGGTCACCCTGGTGACGGGCTGTGAAAACCGCatggaggagcagcaggagagcTGGAACAGCTGGAACAACAGCACAGCTGTGGGAGGGTTTCAGCACTGTTCATACAGTAAAAGCCAACACGTCACCAACACTGCTtacagggaggagagaggagttTACCAGCAGCAGCTCAACAGTGCCCCCAGCTGTGAGCCATCAGAAGACAGCCAGTTTAACACACCAACTGCCTCAAGTGGTTACAATGGACCAATCCACTGTGTCAACAACAGAGCACACTTGgtgagttatttttttttcttcttcgtctactcattttcactgttttttttttttttgtttgtttgttttttttaaacaaaagtctCAATCATCCTCCCTTAATGACCTCATGTCTTCATCTTTCTGCAGGTCTGTCCCATGAACACATCGCCCTATGTGGACCCTAACAAGCCAAGCCAGGAGATCTGGGAGGAGTTCTCCATGAGCTTCACCCCCGCTGTGCGGGAGGTTGTCGATTTTGCCAAGAGGATCCCGGGCTTCCGTGACCTCTCAGAGCATGACCAAGTCAGCCTGTTGAAAGCTGGAACTTTCGAGGTAAGAcagcaaaaaagcaaaaacataaacacCTGGTGTTATTTTGTGCTCACTTTGAAGTCAAACATGGCGGCCTCTTCAAACATTGAGGCTTTCCCAAACAGAGCAGACTGTCAGCTCTGTGTGCTGACTAATATTTGCTCTGATAACAGTTGGACTGGAAATGAAAGAGACTTCATACATTCTTAATGGGTGCTATTGAGATTTTTTAACATTAGTTTCTTCCTGTAAAAGCTAAAATACACACCATGTAGCTGGCTGGATTCAGACTATTCCTGGCTGTGTTTTTCTTCTACACAGATTTATCCTAGACTTAAAACAAACTCATAAGCTGAAAACCCTGCTGCTGTCTCATTTCCAGGTGCTGATGGTCCGCTTCGCCTCTCTGTTCAACATGGTTGAGCGCACGGTGACCTTTCTTAGTGGCAAACGTTACAGCCTCGACACACTACGGTCGCTAGGTGCTGGTGAGCTGCTGAACTCCATGTGCGAGTTCAGCGAGAAGCTGGCAGCGCTGCGGCTGGACTCAGACGAAATGAGCCTTTTCACAGCCGTGGTGCTTGTCTCAGCAGGTAAAAAGACCCTCATGGAAAATATACTGATATTTGGTCAAAAAATTAAcaagggctgtcaagattaattgtgTTAATCCCAATTTCactattattttaaattatgataCTTAATTGTCCTTTTAAGAACACTTTGGTaaagccactgcagcatctccatGCAGCCACGATTAAAACTTtcaatcttttgacagccctgaaATGAACCATGACACATCTGATCTatatcatttgaaatattttctctgAGTAGAATAGTCACTCTCAGATCCTGTTACTTCCTCTAAAATAATCTTTcaccttctctttctctttgctcAGATCGCTCAGGGATCCATGACTTGAACTCAGTGGAGGCCCTGCAGGACAAACTGATCCGGGCTCTGCGTAACCTTGTGATGCAGAACCACGGCGAGGAGGCGGCCACCACTTTCACCAAGCTGCTGCTCAAGCTTCCTGAGCTGCGTTCTCTTAACAACATGCACTCAGAGGAACTGCTCTCATTCAAAGTTCACCCATGAAAGCTTCCTGATGGAGGGGTTATCTTCGGTGCCCTCCACCCTAATCCAcacacctccacctccaccaggACCTGCCTCTTACAGTCCCCTCGTTACTCGACCAACCCtcctttgtgtgtctgttttatagaatgtaaaagttgttttttatctatttttgttatGTAGACCATGTGGGGTCTGAGGAGTGAAGAATATAAAATGTACTGTATTTAAAGAGATAACTTACGCTtgttgcacacaaacacacgtaAGTGCACGTGTGTTTGAAAGTTTCTGAGTTTGTTGAGATTCATGGCGCTTTTCTGTTTGTGAGTGAAACAAGAGTACTTAACTGGCTTTAGGAAAACTTCAATTAGAAACTAATTAGCGGATCCAAAAGCCATTTAATTCCAAAGTGTATTTTCTGATGAGTGAGTGAAtgtgagaaacaacaaaaaacgtACACACCGCATGTCTGTTTGGTCCAATATTTTGACAGAGAAAGGCAAGCTAACAGAAAATGGATCTGAATGTGTGACGATCGCTGCTATTGCATGGCTGTACTTAATGCGAACATCTATTACTTGGATCTTCTCCCCTTGCCTCAGAAAGCATCAGTTCTTTGTTTTCAGCATGTATAAagtgtttgctttttttatttaatgcttttttaCATGTACACTGCCTGTACACTAACTGGTGATTTCTGGGGGAGTTGATGACGCCATTTTTCAGCAACACTACATTTGCACATGTTCTGtagcagaataaaataaaacaagtaatGCAAAATCCACAAAATGTGTGACTCCGCATAATGTAAAGGCTACATGTTATCTTAGTCACGCCtgagtgtttctgttgtttgcCCACTTTCCAATTTAtatgactttttgttttattttttatcaaactgTGTGCTTTCGGCATAGCACTGAATTTGACATTTGTTCTTTTGTTATCCAGTTTGTTGAAATACTTGTTTCTTTGACTGGCAGCACTGCCACttgtaaataactataaatatatatataaatatatatatatataaatatctgATGAACATAGAATATAAATATGATATAgtatgaataaatacaaatgaaGTGTACTTTGATTGTtctgtgttttcattgaaaaaaatacatcattttaatAGAGGGGGAATATAACAAAATGTATATGAATGAATCTATGAATGAACTGAAAGAGCAGTGTACAATACTTAGATGCGAGGAGAGGCAGTGGTTGTTTTTCACCACTAGGTGGAGCTATTTACCCACAGCATTTTTATATGAACCAATGCTTTTTACACTTTCAAGTTGTGAAACAGGAATGAACAGAGCAATACAGGGATCCAGCACTAACCAAAAGAGCAAACATATTCTTTCatgcattttgaaagaacaatattttaaatatccttttttaaaaataaaaataaaaggttaaCTCACACAGATTTAGTTTGGAAGTTGATTTCAGATCACATATCTATCTTTTTATccaggagaggaaaaagaacTTGACTATtgtattaaagtaaaaatcattCTGGTTTGTATGTATCTAATTAAAAGTACCGGTCCATAAatccactcaagtaaaagtaaaacatattttatttaaagtttactttgagTATTTAGCAAAATgcatttgagaaaataatcagccatttttttctccaatattgcatttttgatttgacattCAAACATTTCTTAATGGCCccatgttttgtatttttcaacaaacacaggcAATAAATCATTCAATATTGTAACTAACACAATATGAGCAACAGGACCCAAACAAAGAGTCAGACAGCCAGTGATAATTTTGTTgtctaaaactatgactaaaaatgttcatcgacagccttttttccatgacaaaaactagactaacaaaaatagatctgtgatgactaaaactgaccaaaactaagtttggttttcatcaagatgactaaaactagactaaaatgtaatgtagtttttgttggacattcaaaatctgtgatatttgtccactatgggtaaatctgtcaaaaaacaatgcagctgtagctattctgcctctcagctgtagaaagcagggaccccaggtttggcagaacactctaccatgatttggtaccagatttaggcaagaaaataaatgatccgactaaaagtaaagactaaaatgtgaggacttttttatgaactaaaactagacaaaatgttttgagttttcgtcaactaaaactagactgaaacttaaaaggatagaaatgactaaaatgtgactaaaactaaaagaaatttcatttaaagactaaaactaaaattaaaaaaagctgccaaaattgacactgcagacaacaaaacaacatcaaGAGAATACTCAAGGTAGAAGAACCTCAACAAAATCAAAATCCAAACTATTTATATAACCCGAACAACATTATTACACAGACAACAGGTGGCATCATTACTCCTAAAACATCCTACGACATTGTAAGAACTAAGACATCCCAAGTCATCATAAGCTCTGGGACATCCCAAGTAATATAAAGAACTAAGATACCACATGAACATCAGCGTTCCTGTTAGGATGACATAAcatgataaccttgcaaagcagctggattcgcccatttccgtgtttcttactgtgaaacaaatccatctggcgtgtcaggttaataacATGATGTATGAATCAGTTACATATCTTTTTTACTTTGATCACAGACGTAAATTTACTGATTTGGTTAACTTAAAGCCTTGCAGCAATCATCATGAAAACTAGGGCTGAgcaatctggaaaaaaaaatctaattgcaattattttgacttgtattgcagaTGTCAATTAGTATATTGAGGTGAATGAGCATTTTATGTCATGTTAtatataacatctctgctgcaaaaaaaaaaaaaaaactcataatcATGAAACTTTTTGgacacatttcaagtcaaagaaataattaaacttcaaaaatgtggaaatttcagaaggaaatatttcaatttaatcaaaatttccattaaTTACCCAACCTTGCCTAGCTACAGAGGAGttgcaaagtaaaatattaattttcCTTACTGGCAGCCACAACATGAGAAAatggatctccaaccaggttttCCAGGTAAAGTTTCacctctaaaataaaataaaatacaactgCTGTTTTggtatgtgctactgtgtagtcaacagaggtggaaaaagtaaagTATTATCAAATAAAGTAcaattactctggttaaaatttaagtacaagtaaaatgactgatttcAAGAGTGCTCAAAAAGAACAAGCAGCCGCagccccaccccccaccccccaccccaaaCTACTCAATTGCAGTAATTTAAGAAATTGTAATCAGttattttccacctctgctctAATCGAAATGTATTTAGGTATTCTCAGTTCAGAACTTTTAACACACAGGAGGATAAAAACTTCTTGCACAATATTTAGATTTATATATACAATATAACATTCTGTAAGATGATGACCAAACAGGAAACAGGagaggaaacaaagaaacacaagtTATACAGAACATTTGAAGGTGATTAgttatatggatggatggatggatggatggatggatgcccCCTAACAAAGTTCTGACCTCTAGAGAGACTGCTGAGAGCCTCCCCCTCAGAAAACTGGTATAGAGACTCTGTTCATCTGCACAGTACTCAGACGCAAAACCAACCAGCTTAAACCAATttattcaacaacaaaaagaaaacaatttaacTCATCGAccaaaaatcaaagcaaactgGAATGCTATTTAAAGGGAGTATGCAGTTGCAGACCACTTAAGCACTGTGACTGAACCACAGCTGAGGAAATTTCTGACTATGAACAGACTCAGTGAACACAAACTCGACTTCGAGACAGGACACCATAGACAAAGATGGGTCCCCAAAGAGGAAAGTCtatgcacccactgcagccaacaggaggttGAAACGCAGCTCCACTTTCTGACCACCTCAGAAAGTAGTACAATGACATCAGAGACAAgttctttccacttttcaccagcaaACAAAAACCAGGATTAAGAACAGAAGCTTCCATATCAAACAAAAATCTTTCTACCAACTAAGAGAGGAGGCCTTTTAGAGCTTAGATATCACTGAGAAAATTATCTAGTCATgacttcagtgtttttaaagaacACATTGTTTTTGTATTCAAATCTCCCCACATGTAAATCTCAGACTGAGTTTGGTATCCAATGGCCCATGAGGAGTTGGCAGAATGACTTTGTTAGTCAACCTATTGCCTCAAAACACTATCAACAAACCTGTAAACAATATACAATACAGTTAATGTATGAATAGTAAGCTTTAACTACATGCTACTTAAGTATTAGCCATATGaaacatttatgtatttatcaAGTAGGACACATGGACATACAGTAGTTGAGCCTTTTCCAAACTTGAATACACTGCAGTCATATTTaagacctgaaaatcttctgtGGCCCTCCAAAATCCTTGTACGACCATAACATGAgactcaaatatttaccttttttttatcatatttttgtttcataaatacGGAATCTCAGTGTAAATGTTTTACTTTCAGATACATTAGCATTACTCTGAAAGTGTTTGTGGGGTCACAAAGGACAACTGATGAGccactgccatttattttgatGTAATCGGGCATCTGCAGAGCCATTTAAATTTTCCTTTGTAATATTTTTCCCTGCAAATATATTTTGTGGCTCAGCAAATTCTTTCAGAGTAGCATTAATGTCTCAGATGACACTGAGGCATAGTAGAATATTGAACAGAATGTCACAAGTTAaaccaacaccagttaaactacGACACTGGTCATACACATCTgacaaagtgataaaaaggtGACATGACTTCAAACTTCTggcaatgtttttttaatgcctgAGTCTTAAAATAGTAGCATGTAATCAGGtatttttatgatcatttaaacatgattttaatttttcaaaaaaaatcaacaatttttagtttttgttaatgACCTCTCACGGCCCACCAACAGTACTTCTGAGAAGCACTGCAATAGTGAATAGATAATGAGCTGAGGAAAGTATGCTGATTCTTCAGACATGAACCAATACTGTATGCAAACCAATCAAGTGGACTGCTATAAGACAAGATATACCTCAATGTCCCTGTAGGGACATTTTGTCTTGGACTCCATCCCACAGTTACACaatcaataaatacataaattgaGGTCATACTAAACACAACATTACATCCCATAACAGCAGTAATTCCACCAATCAATTTCCATATGTGCATAAAAACCCTCTGGTAGCATTGGTACACTGACAAACTATGACCCATTGCCATGTCTTACCTCACCTAGTGGGATTTTTTTAACCTCAATAAAATGTACAGTGTTGTATTCAGTCAACCCTTTTTAATCTTAAAGaaacatgggggggggggggcatgccATTAATTTCAATGATGTTAAGAATACAATCAGATCATACTTATAAACTGACCTGTAGGAACAAGTGTTTGCAGTTTTCATAGTCAAATACACACAGTACCGTTAATGATAAATCACTCAAATGAAGGACCACCGTCATAACATAGTTGAATATGTTGGTAAATTACTCTAAGTCTGGTGCACTGATGGAGAGTATTAGTATGCATTATTAACATCAGCACAGATTACTTCTCCAGAAGTTTTAGCTTGGGTAAGATTGTTTTCATATTCAAATATCTTCAAATGTCTCATTTAAATTCAAGCAAGTACACAACATAAACATCCACTCAAGGATGATGATGCTAAGAAAATGAGGCACATAATGAGACAAGTTCTGTAAAAGTgcttgtttaatattttttgtgaatcacttggaggaaaacagcagcaactgaaaaaaggcaaacatcAGAAGACCAATCTTATGTGATAGTGACAACAGATGTCTTAAACAATATTTCATGAGTTAAACTTGTCCCATGAGTGTCGTTTGCATCAATAATTAGTGGTCACAAtctcagcttttttttccctgccTGCTTTGTTTGTAGTCATTTTCCTCCTGGAATCTGATCTTGGGAAGGACAGTCTGATAAGTTACAATCTTCACATCATTTGCATTCAGTTCTTTGATGATTTATTCAAATCTAAGTGAACATGAAATGTCAGCATGCAGTCAAAGACTGATGGTGATGGAAATGTGGCCATCAAAGAGAAAAAGCATGTGTAAATCAAGATTTACACTCACATTTCATCATAACTGGGCAGAAATTATCattcaggtttttaaaatgtatttatgtaatTATCCTCTCATGATTTTGCTGAAAGTGCGATTAGAAAATCAAAACCGTTCTCATTATAAATGAACTGATTTTATCTATTCTTTATAGTTAGGGCTGATACAGATTTTCAAAATGTCAATGTCAACATCAACAAATACAGATAAGCAACCACAACATGAAACTTCCAAGTTGAGACTGCTCTAGGCtcattttcaatgtccagcAGTTCATGACACAATATTTGCCAAAGGCCAATGTCTGCCAGCTGTCAGCTGTtttggctgatactgatgttaaactgattcATTGTTGCATCCTAACTCTCATGGCTTCATGTCAAATTTAAATATACAGCCAGCTAATTTAGCTTACCATAAGAACTGTAAGAAAAGGGTGGACAAAATTAAGATCTTTTAGTGTAATGGATAAGTCCAAAgtcataaattaaataaaaagcacTTCCTGAGCTCCAAAGTAAAACCTTTTCGACTATGTTGTTGAGAAAGCCCAGCTTTGTCCTGATGCTAATATGCTTTTGTGTTTActgatattttttatcaaacttCTTGCAAGAAAGAGAAACATTTAGAGTTTTTTGAAAGGAATTTGAAAGATAAGATGAAAAATCTGATCTTATAACAGAATGTATTCACATGCCACATTCTATCTTtggcaaaataaaacatttttgaacaaGGCTAAATCATCTTTTTTGGTATTATATGAATGTGAACATTTTCAAATACtgagtatgaaatgaaaaaataccaaCTTCTGACTGTGGCAAAAGAgattttaactgtgtttttatttttccaaggGAGGGCATGTCCTTCTTCTTACATTTGTCATATTCAAAGTGGTCAGTAAACTGTGTTCATACTGTACTCCTTTGCATTCCCTCTTTTTGCATTatgacacagagagacacagtgACTCAATGCAGAAGAGGAGCAGCTGTCCATGCATGTTGACTGAATACGTTAAAAAATAGGTAAGTGGATATAATGGAAAACAAGTGTCTCATATtgctgtatatatatatatatatatatatatatttattctcttgctttaaaatgaaatattttctcCCCTTCCCTGATGCTCAATGTGACACTACACAGGAATGACTTTAATgctaaaaacagtttaaactgcATGAAACTAAAGCTCTGacaaagctttttaaatgttttagaacagtggttcccaacctggggtccgggcacCTCTAGGGGGGCGTCGAAGATTGCAGGTGTTGGATTGGGGGCgtgggaccctgtctgctctgatgttgtcaaaattaaatgtacatatgtatatttttaaaccataattagaaacataatgtattagGGCAAACCTAAAAGCCgaaaaatgaagagaatctgttcattttgtgcaaaaacatcaacattttcagATAAAACCCCAAAATTTAAGAGATTATAAAGCTGTATATTTCCAAGgaatcaaactcagaatttcagggTTCAAAAAGCCAGAAATgtacaagaaaaacagaaatatcaaagCATAAAAAGGCTTAGATTTTGACACCAAAAACTAacaaatgtcaaattttaaaacctaaaatttacaacagtgtaaagtaaaaaaaagttacaacaaagctgaaaatagagattggatttttaaagtgaacttttaaggttaaaaaaaaaaagtcttgtaATTAACAACTTTTTAGACTGAAGttttttctctaaaataaaCAGATCCTCTTTGTTATACACCCTAATAGTAATGGATGGTTTATACATACAGTAGATATTATGTCAAGAACAAATGTATGTAGGactattatgttgggattttttcgatgaaaacaattaaaactgatgttAAATTTTTCCCAATGGGTCTTGGGGGCTTATCTATAAGCTAAATGAAAAATCATGTAAATTTGTCATATAACTTTGCAAATACATTAACAGTATAAAAAtagcaagaaaaagaaagaggaatcATATATTAGAGTTCTGAATTAACATAAGAggcatttttcatttgaaaaatctacaCCAGCATCAACTCTGTTGATTTAACTGGTAGCAGTCTTAGATTatgtctcattttaaaatacatcttTGGAAAATCAACATACTGTCCAGCCCTAAGAAACAGCTCATCAATACAGAAAGCATCTTTTTCACCTTTCGAGAAAACGGTGTTCTCCTAATTCAGCtatcttgtttgtttgtttgttttttttatccacaGTTGCTTAAAAATCAGCATGGCCAACGTGTTGATGGTTCTCCTGGTGACAGGTCAAACTCTTTTCCCATATATTTAAACTGTctcaaaaatcaaacactgttccttttaatttaatcatttttgaaaaattctcATCAGGTTTCTGTGTTCCCTTCACATCTACAAGCGACGTCTACTACTTCATCTCTGAGGCAATGTCGTGGGATGATGCACTCATGTACTGCAGTCAAAACTACACTGATCTCGCTCAGATACATAGCAGCAACAACGTGACCACAATAataaacacaccaacacaggGATACACTGGAAGTGCTTGGATAGGTCTGTTCAAGAACACCACAGAGTGGACCTGGCAGGATGGCCAGCCAGCCACGTTTACCAGATGGAAAGACGGACAGCCTGACAACTCTAATGGTGACGAGTTCTGTGTGTTCATGGGAACAGATGGCACCTGGGCTGATCAGAGGTGCTCTTTGTTGAAATatcctgtttgttttgatgGTAGGTAGCCCTTACTGTTTTATCTAAGTAGACTTTTTGAGGATCTGGAACTTTACAGCATTTCCACTTTGA
It encodes the following:
- the nr1d2a gene encoding nuclear receptor subfamily 1 group D member 2a gives rise to the protein MPEDIGTAKPGGVIAYISSGSASSPESCMSTSSSSSYLSTSPTPSRPSLPSRAVGMVVDISPPAKNSHQRGHGVEKAGRSSTSTKSSITKINGMVLLCKVCGDVASGFHYGVHACEGCKGFFRRSIQQNIQYKKCLKMENCTIMRINRNRCQQCRFKKCLAVGMSRDAVRFGRIPKREKQRMLLEMQKVMTDVMSNNSQLHSMLHGHQSPSLPMETLSNDSSSSTSSSSSSASDSPSSSSPSSPQCPQDSESVVSMDTNSSSASSCASDSGEDEAVVSVSRQHQDAFTFSQERSPRQDQASPSPVTLVTGCENRMEEQQESWNSWNNSTAVGGFQHCSYSKSQHVTNTAYREERGVYQQQLNSAPSCEPSEDSQFNTPTASSGYNGPIHCVNNRAHLVCPMNTSPYVDPNKPSQEIWEEFSMSFTPAVREVVDFAKRIPGFRDLSEHDQVSLLKAGTFEVLMVRFASLFNMVERTVTFLSGKRYSLDTLRSLGAGELLNSMCEFSEKLAALRLDSDEMSLFTAVVLVSADRSGIHDLNSVEALQDKLIRALRNLVMQNHGEEAATTFTKLLLKLPELRSLNNMHSEELLSFKVHP